The Triplophysa rosa linkage group LG25, Trosa_1v2, whole genome shotgun sequence genome window below encodes:
- the LOC130548268 gene encoding uncharacterized protein LOC130548268 — MSGLVHGNRPEGRLLSCLDSPSSSPVPTVRFRGSGISVQSPPLRSVSVSTSLYEDRGGRPLSPQGERCAGTQLSRRLAYLGSLARSVVCTQGPGAPAPRSIGTTGQPREEHALPCAEHPLSWYGTQLCHHDSATVRSTRPVGVELPGSFHAVGGSPETISEAPGTHGILGGGDTPRVDAHEAASTLAPESSSLGSVAHRQQADGDYASLPTHPNPVVFHGLPSGRGTPRAGYEACRGDNRRLPAGLGCSVQRARSVGALDGPPPALAYQLPRVVGCATCIEEAAASRAGQARAGPVGQHYCSSVYQSSGWRSLTAVNTTCPTPPPVESAGDPLPACHVYPRRPEPDSRRALSSVYASRRVATPPPRSPAHLGAVRAGPGGPVCLPRNHPLPALVLSDRGTPRHGCPSAQLAAGQAEVRLPPSEPHCTDPVQGQGRGASSVTRCATLAQPDLVLGANALDDSSPLADSPDEGPAFPGEGHVMASQARPLEPPCLAPGRDEEILSGLPPAVVATISQARAPATRRLYAYKWRLFSTWCASRGEDPRSCAIGSVLSFLQERLETNLSPSTLKVYVAAIAAHHNSVAGKSLGQHDLVIRFLRGARRRNPPRPHSIPSWDLDVALTGLTRPPFEPLGDASLPHLTMKTVLLLALASIKRVGDLQAFSVSPDCLEFGPRDSHVILRPRPGYVPKVPTAPFRDQVVNLQALPTGEEDPTPSVLCPVRALRLYLDRTQSFRSSDQLFVCFGGQQQGRAVSKQRLAHWIVDAVKAAYQSLNRPCPLGVRAHSTRGVASSWALARGASLADICRAAGWATPNTFARFYNLRVEPVSARVLHGHM, encoded by the coding sequence atgtcaggattggttcatggcaatcgacctgaaggacgcttactttcatgtctcgattctccctcgtcatcgcccgttcctacggttcgctttcgagggtcgggcatatcagtacagagtcctccccttcggtctgtctctgtctccacgagtctttacgaagatcgtggaggccgccctctctcccctcagggagagaggtgtgcgggtactcaactatctcgacgactggcttatcttggctcactcgcgagatctgttgtgtgcacacagggacctggtgctccggcacctagatcgattgggactacaggtcaaccgagagaagagcatgctctcccctgtgcagagcatcctctatcttggtatggaactcaactctgtcaccatgacagcgcgactgtccgcagtacgcgcccagtcggtgttgaactgcctggatcatttcacgcagtcggcggttcccctgaaactatttcagaggctcctgggacacatggcatcctcggcggcggtgatacccctcgggttgatgcacatgaggccgcttcaacactggctcctgagtcgagttccttggggagcgtggcacaccggcagcaggcagatggtgattacgcctcgctgccgacgcaccctaaccccgtggtcttccatggccttccttcgggcaggggtacccctagggcaggttacgaggcatgtcgtggtgacaacagacgcctccctgcagggttggggtgcagtgtgcaacgggcacgcagtgtcggggctttggacgggcccccgcctgcgctggcatatcaattgcctagagttgtgggctgtgctacttgcattgaagaggctgcagcctctcgtgcagggcaagcacgtgctggtccggtcggacagcactactgcagtagcgtatatcaatcgtcagggtggcgttcgctcactgcagttaacacgacttgcccgacgcctcctccggtggagtcagcaggtgatccgctccctgcgtgccacgtatatcccaggcgacctgaaccagacagccgacgcgctctctcgtcagtctacgcctcgcggagagtggcgactccacccccgcgcagtccagctcatttgggtgcagttcgggcaggcccaggtggacctgtttgcctccctcgaaaccacccattgcccgctttggtactctctgaccgagggacccctcggcacggatgccctagcgcacagctggccgcgggacaagcggaagtacgccttccccccagtgagcctcattgcacagaccctgtgcaaggtcagggaagaggagcatcaagtgttactcgttgcgccacactggcccaaccggacttggttctcggagctaatgctcttgacgacagctcccccctggccgattcccctgacgaaggacctgctttcccaggggaagggcacgttatggcatcccaggccagacctctggaacctccatgtctggcccctggacgggacgaggagatcctgagtggtctgcccccggcggtggtagctaccatttctcaggctagggcacctgccactaggcgactgtacgcctacaagtggcgcctcttctcgacctggtgtgcttctcgaggagaagacccacggagttgtgcgatcgggtccgtgctgtccttcctacaagagagactcgagactaacctctccccctccacactgaaagtgtatgtagccgccattgctgctcatcacaactcagttgctggaaagtctctagggcagcacgacctggtcattagattcctaaggggtgcgaggaggcgtaacccgcctcgtccgcactccataccctcttgggacctggatgtagccctgacaggtctcaccaggccccccttcgagcccctaggggatgcctctcttcctcatcttacgatgaagacggttctccttttggcgctcgcctccatcaagagggtaggggatctacaggctttctccgtgtcccctgactgcctagaattcggacccagggattctcacgttatcctgagacctcggcccggctacgtgcccaaggttcccaccgctccctttcgggaccaggtggtgaacttacaggcgctccccactggggaggaagacccaaccccgtccgtgttgtgtccagtacgcgcgctgcgcctctacttagaccgcacacagagtttcaggagctcggatcagctctttgtctgtttcggaggtcagcaacaggggagagctgtctccaagcagaggttggcccactggattgtggacgctgtcaaggcagcttaccaatccctaaatcgcccgtgccccctaggagtgagggcccactccacccggggtgttgcctcctcttgggccttggcacggggggcctctctcgcagacatttgcagagctgcgggttgggctacacccaacaccttcgcgaggttttacaacctccgcgtagagccggtgtcagcccgcgtcctgcatggccacatgtag